The following are encoded in a window of Alphaproteobacteria bacterium genomic DNA:
- a CDS encoding S24 family peptidase, which translates to MTDEEARAALAGLIEERAEDYSGLSRLLGRNPAYVQQYIKRGSPRRLAERDRRLLARYFGVDEARLGGPSGHSGGHLRPVPRLDVGAAAGAGAFDGAERAESHIAFDPAWLRRIARSGPDQLSIIRVDGDSMMPTLVNGDDILVDRGDCADRLRDGVYVLRIEGALVVKRLAVNPVARTLSIGSDNPAYPTWPHCDPSAVEIVGRVVWAGRRIG; encoded by the coding sequence ATGACGGACGAAGAGGCGAGGGCCGCGCTGGCCGGCCTGATCGAGGAGCGCGCCGAAGATTATTCGGGCCTGTCGCGCCTGCTCGGCCGCAACCCGGCCTACGTCCAGCAGTATATCAAGCGCGGCAGCCCGCGCCGGCTGGCGGAGCGCGACCGGCGGCTTCTGGCGCGCTATTTCGGAGTCGACGAGGCGCGGCTCGGCGGGCCCTCGGGGCACAGCGGGGGCCATCTGCGTCCCGTCCCCCGGCTCGACGTCGGCGCTGCGGCCGGCGCGGGCGCGTTCGACGGGGCCGAGCGGGCGGAATCGCACATCGCCTTCGATCCGGCCTGGCTTCGGCGGATCGCCCGCAGCGGTCCCGACCAGCTTTCGATCATCCGCGTCGACGGCGATTCGATGATGCCGACCCTGGTCAACGGCGACGACATCCTCGTCGACCGCGGCGACTGCGCCGATCGCCTGCGCGACGGAGTCTACGTGCTCCGGATCGAAGGCGCGCTGGTGGTCAAGCGCCTCGCGGTCAATCCGGTGGCGCGCACGCTCAGCATCGGCAGCGACAATCCCGCCTACCCGACCTGGCCGCATTGCGACCCCTCGGCGGTGGAGATCGTCGGCCGGGTGGTCTGGGCGGGAAGGCGGATCGGGTAG